One window of Acidobacteriota bacterium genomic DNA carries:
- a CDS encoding M61 family metallopeptidase: MKSTTTAAEVQAIMMIRVFLFCLFFTVSAFGQITLSVDATDAPRNIVRVRESMPAAPGTLTLFYPKWIPGEHSPNGTLNDMVNLFVSANGKALEWRRDDVEMFAFHVDVPEGVTKIDVAFDYIYQPYTHATATLARLKWNRLVLYPRGSKSDELSVTASLKLPPNWKFATALPVDKETKDAVDFKSVNLTTFVDSPAIIGRYFTRVPLAASGAKSVPVFMDIVADNEEALKFQPRTLNGWKNLVAQAELTFGARHYDKYDFLLTLSGEGGFEGLEHHESSENGVGRDALSNSGELLDLSELLGHEYAHSWNGKYRRPLKLTTPDFEQPMHGELLWVYEGLTQYLGKVLTARSGLWNESIFRESFAELAAELDGQTGRRWRPLVDTSRAVQFTYDSPLAGRNMRRAADYYDEGALIWLEADVLIRERSAGAKSLNDFFRKFHGGESSGPKVVTYDFPEIVRTLNEILPYDWKNFFIDRVYKVNKEAPLGGITNGGWKLVYTDVPNKIATTGGSTGDHMFSIGMMVSADGQILDMNPDLAASKAGLATGMYVRTVNGQEFSLDFLRLAIAATKGTQAKIEIVAQTGEEQKAFALEYDGGERYPHLIRDPLKKDILSEIPKALGATVPPVRDVPHLSASVRRSANVKN; encoded by the coding sequence ATGAAATCAACGACAACCGCCGCCGAGGTTCAAGCCATAATGATGATTCGAGTTTTTCTGTTTTGCCTGTTCTTTACCGTTTCGGCGTTCGGGCAGATCACGCTCAGCGTCGATGCGACGGACGCCCCGCGAAACATCGTCCGCGTCCGCGAGTCGATGCCGGCGGCGCCGGGAACCTTAACGCTCTTTTATCCGAAATGGATCCCGGGCGAACATTCGCCGAACGGAACACTGAACGATATGGTGAATTTGTTCGTGTCGGCGAACGGCAAGGCGCTCGAATGGCGCCGCGACGATGTCGAGATGTTCGCGTTTCACGTCGATGTTCCGGAAGGCGTGACGAAGATCGACGTCGCGTTCGATTACATTTATCAGCCCTACACTCACGCGACGGCGACGCTTGCGAGGCTCAAATGGAACCGGCTCGTGCTTTATCCGCGCGGCTCGAAGAGCGATGAATTGAGCGTGACCGCGTCGTTGAAACTGCCGCCGAACTGGAAATTCGCGACCGCGTTGCCCGTCGATAAGGAAACCAAGGACGCGGTCGATTTCAAGTCCGTGAATTTGACCACATTCGTCGATTCGCCGGCGATTATCGGCCGCTATTTCACGCGCGTTCCGCTGGCGGCGTCCGGAGCAAAGTCGGTTCCCGTCTTTATGGACATCGTCGCCGACAACGAGGAAGCGCTAAAATTTCAACCGCGGACGCTCAATGGCTGGAAGAATCTCGTCGCTCAGGCGGAGTTGACGTTCGGCGCGCGTCATTACGACAAGTACGACTTTCTGCTTACGCTGAGCGGTGAAGGCGGATTCGAAGGCCTCGAACATCACGAATCGAGCGAAAACGGAGTCGGCCGCGATGCGCTGTCGAATTCCGGCGAACTGCTCGATCTGAGCGAACTCCTCGGGCACGAGTACGCGCATTCGTGGAACGGAAAGTATCGCCGGCCGCTGAAACTCACGACGCCGGATTTCGAACAGCCGATGCACGGCGAACTGCTTTGGGTTTACGAAGGCCTGACGCAGTATCTCGGAAAGGTTCTGACGGCGCGTTCCGGGCTCTGGAACGAATCGATCTTTCGGGAATCGTTCGCCGAACTTGCGGCCGAACTCGACGGGCAAACGGGTCGCCGGTGGCGTCCTCTGGTCGATACTTCGCGTGCCGTCCAGTTTACGTACGATTCGCCGCTCGCCGGGCGAAATATGCGCCGCGCCGCCGATTATTATGACGAGGGCGCGCTGATCTGGCTCGAGGCCGACGTTCTCATCCGCGAGAGATCGGCCGGCGCGAAATCGCTCAACGACTTTTTCCGAAAATTCCACGGCGGCGAATCGAGCGGGCCAAAGGTCGTCACCTACGATTTCCCGGAGATCGTCCGGACGCTCAACGAGATTCTTCCCTACGATTGGAAGAACTTCTTTATCGACCGCGTTTACAAGGTCAACAAAGAGGCGCCGCTCGGCGGGATCACGAACGGCGGATGGAAACTGGTTTACACCGACGTGCCGAACAAGATCGCGACGACGGGCGGTTCCACCGGCGACCATATGTTCTCGATCGGGATGATGGTCAGCGCCGACGGCCAGATTCTCGATATGAATCCCGATCTCGCTGCTTCGAAAGCCGGACTCGCGACGGGAATGTATGTGCGCACGGTCAACGGCCAGGAGTTTTCGCTCGATTTCCTGCGTTTAGCGATCGCCGCAACCAAAGGCACGCAAGCGAAGATCGAGATCGTCGCACAGACGGGCGAGGAGCAAAAGGCGTTCGCGCTTGAATATGACGGCGGCGAGCGATATCCGCATTTGATCCGCGACCCCTTGAAAAAGGACATCTTGTCGGAGATTCCGAAGGCGCTCGGAGCAACGGTTCCGCCCGTTCGCGACGTGCCTCATTTGTCCGCATCTGTCCGGCGATCTGCGAATGTTAAAAACTGA